A genomic window from Streptococcus sanguinis includes:
- a CDS encoding zinc ABC transporter substrate-binding protein AdcA: protein MKKISLLLAGLLSIFLVACSNQKNADGKLNIVTTFYPVYEFTKQVAGDEANVELLIGAGTEPHDYEPSAKAVATIQDADAFVYENENMETWVPELLKTLKNKEETVIKATGDMLLLPGGEEEEDHDHGEEGHHHAYDPHVWLSPKRAIKMVEHIRDSLSKSYPDKKAAFEKNAAAYIKKLEALDKEYEDGLANAKQKSFVTQHAAFNYLALDYGLKQVPISGLSPDSEPSASRLAELTEYIKKNKIKYIYFEENASQALASTLAKETGVELDVLNPLESLTEEQTKDGADYISIMQANLKALKKTTDQEGAEIAAEKEEDDKTVQNGYFEDSAVKDRTLSDYAGEWQSVYPYLKDGTLDQVFDYKAKLTGKMTAAEYKDYYDKGYKTDVSNINITDNTMEFVVDGKSKKYTYKYVGKHTLTYSKGNRGVRFMFEATDEDAGEYKYVQFSDHNIAPTKAAHFHIFYGGESQEALFDELENWPTYYPSKLTGQEIAQEMLAH from the coding sequence ATGAAAAAAATTAGCTTACTATTAGCAGGTTTACTGAGTATTTTCTTAGTAGCTTGTTCCAATCAAAAAAATGCAGATGGCAAGCTCAATATTGTCACAACTTTTTATCCGGTTTATGAGTTTACCAAGCAGGTGGCTGGAGATGAGGCCAATGTTGAACTTTTAATCGGGGCTGGTACAGAGCCTCATGATTATGAGCCTTCAGCTAAGGCAGTTGCGACTATTCAGGATGCAGATGCCTTTGTCTATGAAAATGAAAACATGGAGACTTGGGTTCCTGAACTGTTAAAAACTTTGAAAAATAAGGAGGAAACGGTTATTAAAGCAACAGGAGACATGCTCTTGCTGCCTGGTGGTGAAGAGGAAGAAGACCACGACCATGGTGAAGAGGGACATCATCATGCCTATGATCCCCATGTTTGGCTATCTCCGAAGCGGGCTATTAAAATGGTGGAGCACATCCGTGATAGCCTGAGCAAGTCTTATCCTGACAAGAAAGCTGCTTTTGAGAAAAATGCAGCGGCTTATATCAAGAAGCTGGAAGCCTTGGATAAGGAATATGAAGATGGGTTGGCAAATGCCAAGCAAAAAAGCTTTGTCACTCAGCACGCAGCCTTTAACTATCTGGCATTGGACTATGGCTTGAAGCAGGTGCCAATTTCTGGACTTTCACCAGATAGCGAGCCATCCGCTTCACGCTTGGCTGAATTGACTGAGTATATCAAGAAAAATAAAATCAAGTATATCTACTTTGAAGAGAATGCCTCTCAGGCTCTGGCTTCTACTCTGGCTAAGGAAACAGGAGTAGAACTTGATGTCTTGAATCCGCTGGAAAGCTTGACCGAAGAGCAGACCAAGGATGGGGCAGACTATATTTCTATCATGCAGGCCAATCTAAAGGCTCTCAAGAAGACAACTGACCAAGAGGGAGCGGAGATTGCAGCCGAGAAAGAAGAAGACGATAAGACAGTCCAAAACGGCTACTTTGAAGACAGTGCTGTCAAGGATCGGACCTTGTCTGACTATGCTGGCGAGTGGCAGTCTGTTTACCCTTATCTGAAAGACGGTACCTTGGACCAAGTCTTTGACTACAAGGCTAAGCTGACTGGAAAAATGACAGCAGCTGAATACAAGGACTACTATGACAAGGGCTACAAGACAGATGTTTCCAATATCAATATCACAGACAATACTATGGAATTTGTGGTAGATGGAAAATCCAAGAAATATACGTATAAATACGTTGGCAAGCATACTCTGACTTACTCTAAGGGAAATCGTGGAGTTCGCTTTATGTTCGAAGCGACAGACGAGGATGCTGGTGAGTACAAGTATGTTCAGTTTAGCGATCACAACATTGCACCGACCAAGGCAGCTCATTTCCACATCTTCTATGGCGGCGAAAGCCAGGAAGCACTCTTTGACGAGCTGGAAAACTGGCCAACCTACTACCCAAGTAAATTGACTGGTCAAGAAATTGCCCAAGAGATGTTGGCGCATTAA
- the rpmJ gene encoding 50S ribosomal protein L36, protein MKVRPSVKPICEYCKVIRRNGRVMVICPANPKHKQRQG, encoded by the coding sequence ATGAAAGTAAGACCATCGGTCAAACCAATTTGCGAATACTGCAAAGTTATTCGTCGTAATGGTCGTGTTATGGTAATTTGCCCAGCAAATCCAAAACACAAACAACGTCAAGGATAA
- a CDS encoding DNA-directed RNA polymerase subunit alpha — protein sequence MIEFEKPNITKIDENKDYGKFVVEPLERGYGTTLGNSLRRVLLASLPGAAVTSINIEGVLHEFDTISGVREDVMQIILHVKGIAVKSYVQDEKIIELDVEGPAEVTAGDILTDSDIEIINPDHYLFTIGEGASFKATMTVNSGRGYVPADENKKDDAPVGTLAVDSIYTPVTKVNYQVEPARVGSNDGFDKLTLEILTNGTIIPEDALGLSARILTEHLNLFTNLTEVAIAADVMKEAEKTSDDRILERTIEELDLSVRSYNCLKRAGINTVFDLTEKSEPEMMKVRNLGRKSLEEVKVKLADLGLGLKNDK from the coding sequence ATGATTGAGTTTGAAAAACCAAATATAACAAAAATTGATGAAAATAAAGATTATGGCAAGTTTGTAGTAGAGCCGCTTGAGCGTGGCTATGGTACAACACTGGGAAATTCTCTTCGCCGTGTGCTTTTGGCTTCACTTCCAGGTGCTGCTGTTACTTCAATTAATATTGAAGGCGTTTTGCACGAGTTTGATACAATTTCCGGTGTCCGCGAAGACGTGATGCAAATCATTTTGCACGTCAAAGGGATTGCTGTAAAATCTTACGTCCAAGACGAAAAGATTATTGAACTGGATGTTGAAGGACCAGCAGAAGTAACTGCCGGAGACATTTTGACAGACAGTGATATTGAAATTATAAACCCTGATCATTATCTCTTTACAATCGGAGAAGGCGCAAGCTTTAAGGCGACGATGACTGTCAACAGCGGTCGTGGTTATGTGCCTGCAGATGAAAATAAGAAAGATGATGCACCAGTGGGAACACTTGCAGTGGATTCTATCTATACGCCAGTGACAAAAGTTAATTACCAGGTTGAACCAGCTCGTGTTGGTAGCAACGATGGTTTTGACAAACTAACCCTTGAAATTTTAACGAATGGAACAATTATTCCAGAAGATGCTTTGGGACTTTCAGCCCGCATCCTTACGGAACATTTGAATCTCTTCACTAACCTGACAGAAGTAGCTATCGCTGCAGACGTTATGAAAGAAGCAGAAAAGACTTCTGATGACCGCATTTTGGAACGGACCATCGAAGAATTAGATTTGTCAGTTCGCTCATACAACTGTTTGAAACGTGCAGGTATCAATACTGTATTTGATTTGACAGAAAAATCTGAGCCAGAAATGATGAAAGTTCGTAACTTGGGACGCAAGAGTCTGGAAGAAGTAAAAGTTAAACTTGCTGATCTCGGTCTGGGGTTAAAAAACGATAAATAA
- a CDS encoding gamma-glutamylcysteine synthetase yields MEMIDSIQILKERYLKNIKENPTVYIGIELEFPIVNSQGGATDTNVAKNLLKRLLEEYDFEAERFDRDENPIQLKSTKNEDRILFEVSYNTLEFAFAKASRIQEVEERFKNYLNIIQPILREEHHEIQGEGIHPFWSENDNSPVKYPRYEMLMQYLAMGKNMDGLHNYPEYGAFICGSQVQLDVSRENYLTVINVFNQIEAAKAYLFANSEFSDSSWDTKIARDIFWEQSMHGILQENAGVNSKDFQTEDEFFAYLDRSALFTAEREGTSYYFYPIAANEYLSQKTIEAYSLSGEKVNLTPREADFRNHRSYQYQDLTTRGTVEFRSVCTQPFEKTFASAAFHLGILENLKNVKAYLQDAPFFQEEGRDYKVLRRKFSKKELSASETEHIYEFTKPLLQLARAGLLARQLGEEVYLPTL; encoded by the coding sequence ATGGAAATGATTGATTCAATCCAAATTTTAAAAGAACGCTATTTAAAGAATATTAAAGAAAATCCAACTGTCTACATTGGCATTGAGTTAGAATTTCCTATTGTCAATAGCCAGGGCGGAGCGACTGATACAAATGTAGCTAAAAATCTCTTGAAACGTCTGTTGGAAGAGTATGATTTTGAGGCAGAACGATTCGATAGAGATGAAAATCCTATCCAACTGAAATCTACTAAAAATGAGGACAGAATTCTTTTTGAGGTCTCTTACAATACTTTGGAATTTGCTTTTGCCAAGGCTAGCAGAATTCAAGAAGTTGAAGAGCGTTTTAAGAACTATCTGAACATTATTCAGCCAATTCTGCGTGAAGAACATCATGAAATTCAAGGAGAAGGTATTCATCCTTTCTGGTCAGAAAATGATAATAGTCCAGTTAAGTATCCAAGATATGAAATGCTGATGCAGTATTTAGCTATGGGAAAGAACATGGATGGTCTGCACAATTATCCGGAATATGGTGCTTTTATTTGTGGGAGTCAAGTTCAGCTGGATGTCTCAAGAGAAAATTATTTAACTGTTATCAATGTCTTCAATCAAATTGAAGCTGCTAAGGCATACCTCTTTGCCAATTCAGAGTTTTCAGATTCTTCTTGGGATACAAAAATAGCTCGGGATATTTTCTGGGAGCAGTCGATGCATGGCATTTTACAGGAAAATGCAGGTGTGAATTCGAAAGATTTTCAAACTGAAGATGAATTTTTTGCATATCTTGATAGATCAGCACTTTTCACTGCCGAACGTGAAGGTACATCCTACTATTTCTATCCGATAGCTGCTAATGAATACTTGAGTCAGAAAACTATCGAAGCTTACAGCCTTTCAGGTGAAAAAGTAAACTTGACTCCAAGGGAAGCAGACTTCAGGAATCATAGAAGTTACCAGTATCAAGATTTGACGACACGGGGGACAGTAGAGTTTCGGAGCGTCTGCACCCAGCCTTTTGAAAAAACCTTTGCTTCTGCCGCTTTTCATCTTGGTATTTTAGAAAACTTGAAAAATGTAAAAGCCTATTTACAAGACGCTCCCTTCTTTCAAGAGGAAGGTCGGGATTACAAAGTTTTAAGAAGAAAGTTTTCTAAAAAAGAGTTGTCTGCAAGTGAAACAGAGCATATTTATGAATTCACAAAGCCTTTGCTTCAGTTGGCAAGAGCTGGTTTATTAGCCCGTCAATTAGGGGAGGAAGTATATCTTCCTACACTCTAA
- a CDS encoding metal ABC transporter permease, with amino-acid sequence MLNLFSYDFMQRAFLAVIAMSLFSPILGTFLILRRQSLMSDTLSHVSLAGVAFGLVLGLSPTLTTVLVVIVAAVFLEYLRTIYKNFMEIGTAILMSTGLAISLIVMSKGKSSSSMSLDQYLFGSIVTISREQVISLFVIAAVVLVLTFLFIRPMYILTFDEDTAFVDGLPVRTMSILFNIVTGVAIALMIPAAGALLVSTIMVLPASIALRIGKNFKSVILLANAIGFFGMIAGLYISYYAETPASASITIIFVSLFLLVNLVKKFTK; translated from the coding sequence ATGCTTAATCTATTTTCCTATGATTTTATGCAGCGAGCCTTCTTGGCAGTTATTGCCATGAGCCTCTTCTCACCGATTCTGGGGACCTTCCTGATTTTACGTCGGCAGAGCCTTATGAGTGACACCCTCAGTCACGTTTCACTGGCAGGTGTGGCTTTTGGTTTGGTTCTTGGACTATCACCCACTCTCACAACGGTGCTTGTCGTCATTGTCGCAGCAGTCTTCTTAGAGTACCTGCGGACGATCTATAAGAATTTCATGGAAATCGGTACAGCCATTCTCATGTCAACCGGCTTAGCTATTTCCTTGATTGTTATGAGTAAGGGCAAGAGTTCTAGCTCGATGAGTCTGGACCAGTATCTATTTGGCTCCATTGTGACTATCAGTAGGGAGCAGGTGATTTCTCTCTTTGTCATTGCTGCTGTGGTGCTTGTCTTGACCTTCCTCTTCATTCGCCCCATGTATATTTTGACCTTTGATGAGGATACGGCCTTTGTGGATGGGCTGCCTGTGCGAACCATGTCTATTCTCTTTAATATCGTGACGGGTGTTGCGATTGCCCTCATGATTCCAGCTGCGGGAGCCTTGCTTGTTTCGACCATCATGGTCTTGCCGGCTAGTATTGCTCTACGGATTGGGAAAAATTTCAAGTCGGTCATTTTGCTGGCAAATGCCATCGGCTTCTTTGGTATGATTGCTGGACTTTATATTTCTTACTATGCAGAGACGCCAGCTAGTGCCAGCATTACGATTATTTTCGTCAGCTTGTTCTTGCTGGTCAATCTGGTCAAAAAATTTACGAAATAG
- a CDS encoding 50S ribosomal protein L15: MKLHELQPAAGSRKVRNRVGRGTSSGNGKTSGRGQKGQKARSGGGVRLGFEGGQTPLFRRLPKRGFLNINRKEYAIVNLDQLNAFEDGAEVTPVVLIEAGIVKAEKSGIKILGNGELTKKLTVKAAKFSKSAEEAITAKGGSVEVI; encoded by the coding sequence ATGAAACTTCATGAATTACAACCTGCTGCAGGTTCTCGTAAAGTCCGCAACCGTGTTGGTCGTGGTACATCATCTGGTAATGGTAAAACATCTGGCCGTGGTCAAAAAGGTCAAAAAGCTCGTAGCGGTGGCGGCGTTCGCCTTGGTTTTGAAGGTGGACAAACTCCATTGTTCCGTCGTCTTCCAAAACGTGGTTTCCTGAACATCAACCGCAAAGAATATGCGATTGTTAACCTTGACCAACTGAACGCCTTTGAAGATGGCGCTGAAGTAACACCAGTTGTTCTCATCGAAGCAGGTATTGTAAAAGCTGAAAAATCAGGTATCAAGATTCTTGGTAACGGAGAATTGACAAAGAAATTGACTGTTAAGGCAGCTAAATTCTCTAAATCAGCTGAAGAAGCTATCACTGCTAAAGGTGGTTCAGTGGAAGTCATCTAA
- a CDS encoding MarR family transcriptional regulator produces the protein MTHLAQKIDQFLNEVILKAENQHEILIGSCTSDVPLTNTQEHILMLLSEESLTNSDLAKKLNVSQAAVTKAVKSLVRQEMLQAFKDKRDARVTFYRLTELAQPIAKEHQHHHAHTLETYQKLAEQFSASEQATIAKFLEALVGEIGK, from the coding sequence ATGACTCATTTAGCGCAGAAGATCGATCAATTTTTAAATGAAGTTATTTTGAAAGCAGAAAATCAGCATGAGATTCTGATTGGTTCTTGCACGAGCGATGTGCCTTTAACCAATACGCAGGAGCATATTTTGATGCTTTTGTCTGAGGAATCTTTGACAAATTCTGATTTGGCAAAAAAATTGAATGTGAGTCAAGCTGCTGTGACTAAGGCTGTGAAATCTTTGGTTCGGCAAGAGATGCTGCAAGCTTTTAAAGATAAGAGAGATGCACGGGTTACCTTTTACCGTTTGACTGAGTTAGCTCAGCCGATTGCAAAGGAACACCAGCATCATCACGCACATACTTTGGAGACGTATCAAAAATTGGCAGAGCAGTTTTCCGCTAGTGAACAGGCGACAATTGCGAAGTTTTTGGAAGCCTTAGTGGGAGAGATCGGCAAATGA
- the rpsK gene encoding 30S ribosomal protein S11: MAKPTRKRRVKKNIESGIAHIHATFNNTIVMITDVHGNAIAWSSAGALGFKGSRKSTPFAAQMASEAAAKSAQEHGLKSVEVTVKGPGSGRESAIRALAAAGLEVTAIRDVTPVPHNGARPPKRRRV, from the coding sequence TTGGCTAAACCAACACGTAAACGTCGTGTGAAGAAAAATATCGAATCCGGTATTGCTCATATTCACGCTACATTTAATAACACTATTGTTATGATTACTGATGTGCATGGTAACGCGATTGCTTGGTCATCTGCTGGAGCTCTTGGATTTAAAGGTTCTCGTAAATCTACTCCATTTGCTGCCCAAATGGCATCTGAAGCAGCTGCTAAATCTGCACAGGAACACGGTCTGAAATCAGTTGAAGTTACTGTAAAAGGTCCAGGTTCTGGTCGTGAGTCTGCTATTCGTGCTCTTGCTGCCGCTGGTCTTGAAGTAACAGCTATTCGTGATGTGACTCCTGTACCACACAATGGTGCTCGTCCTCCAAAACGTCGCCGTGTATAA
- a CDS encoding CopY/TcrY family copper transport repressor, translating into MEQQNISQAEWQVMRVLWAYPHSRSTEIIERMEADFSWKPATIKTLLNRLKTKEFIAMEKIEGKFYYDARILEADHLESTWQALFDNICNTKHGDLLISMIERSQFSQGDLERLSQVIDKKRVSAPLEIKCDCPQGQCRCGHR; encoded by the coding sequence ATGGAACAGCAAAATATTAGCCAAGCAGAATGGCAAGTGATGCGTGTGCTATGGGCTTATCCACATAGTCGCAGTACAGAGATTATAGAGCGGATGGAAGCCGATTTTTCCTGGAAACCGGCAACCATTAAGACCCTTTTGAATCGTCTGAAGACAAAAGAATTTATAGCTATGGAAAAAATCGAGGGCAAGTTTTACTACGATGCTCGGATTTTAGAAGCGGATCATCTGGAAAGTACTTGGCAGGCTCTTTTTGACAATATCTGTAATACTAAACACGGAGACCTTTTGATTTCAATGATTGAGAGAAGTCAGTTCAGTCAAGGGGACTTGGAGCGACTCAGCCAGGTCATTGATAAGAAAAGAGTGTCGGCACCATTGGAAATCAAATGCGACTGCCCGCAAGGTCAGTGTCGTTGTGGGCACAGATAA
- a CDS encoding 50S ribosomal protein L17, with protein sequence MAYRKLGRTSSQRKAMLRDLTTDLLINESIVTTEARAKEIRKTVEKMITLGKRGDLHARRQAAAFVRNEIASENYDEATEKYTTTTALQKLFSDIAPRYAERNGGYTRILKTEPRRGDAAPMAIIELV encoded by the coding sequence ATGGCTTACCGTAAACTAGGACGCACTAGCTCACAACGTAAAGCAATGCTTCGCGATTTGACTACTGATTTGCTGATCAACGAATCAATCGTGACAACTGAAGCTCGTGCTAAAGAAATCCGTAAAACAGTTGAAAAAATGATTACATTGGGCAAACGAGGAGACTTGCACGCTCGTCGTCAAGCAGCAGCTTTTGTACGCAATGAAATCGCATCAGAAAACTACGATGAAGCAACAGAAAAGTATACTACAACTACTGCTCTTCAAAAATTGTTCTCTGATATTGCACCACGCTATGCAGAGCGCAACGGTGGATATACTCGTATCCTGAAAACTGAACCGCGCCGCGGAGATGCTGCGCCAATGGCAATCATCGAATTAGTATAA
- a CDS encoding adenylate kinase encodes MNLLIMGLPGAGKGTQAAKIVESFNVAHISTGDMFRAAIANQTEMGVLAKSYIDKGELVPDQVTNGIVKERLSQDDIKQTGFLLDGYPRTIEQANALDKTLAELGIELEGVINIEVDPNSLLERLSGRIIHRQTGETFHKVFNPPADYKEEDYYQREDDKPETVKRRLDVNIAQGQPIIDHYRSKGLVHDIQGNQDIDDVFSDIEKVLTNLK; translated from the coding sequence ATGAATCTTTTGATTATGGGCTTACCAGGTGCTGGTAAAGGAACTCAAGCTGCTAAAATCGTTGAGAGCTTCAATGTTGCACATATTTCAACTGGAGATATGTTCCGTGCGGCGATTGCTAACCAAACAGAGATGGGCGTTCTAGCCAAGTCCTATATTGACAAGGGCGAGTTGGTGCCAGACCAAGTGACAAACGGCATTGTCAAAGAGCGCTTGAGTCAGGACGATATTAAGCAAACAGGCTTCCTCTTGGATGGCTATCCACGAACGATTGAGCAAGCAAATGCCTTGGACAAAACATTGGCTGAACTTGGTATCGAACTTGAAGGTGTAATCAATATTGAAGTGGATCCTAACAGCTTACTGGAGCGTTTGAGTGGTCGGATTATCCATCGTCAAACTGGCGAAACCTTCCATAAGGTCTTCAATCCGCCAGCAGACTACAAGGAAGAGGATTATTATCAGCGCGAAGATGACAAGCCTGAGACGGTTAAGCGTCGTTTGGATGTCAACATCGCTCAAGGTCAGCCAATCATTGATCACTATCGCAGCAAAGGTTTGGTCCATGATATTCAAGGAAATCAAGATATTGATGATGTCTTCTCTGACATTGAAAAAGTGCTGACAAATTTGAAATAA
- the rpsM gene encoding 30S ribosomal protein S13, producing the protein MARIAGVDIPNDKRVVVSLTYVYGIGLPTSKKILAAAGVSEDIRVKDLTIEQEDAIRREVDAIKVEGDLRREVNLNIKRLMEIGSYRGIRHRRGLPVRGQNTKNNARTRKGKAVAIAGKKK; encoded by the coding sequence ATGGCTCGTATTGCTGGAGTTGACATTCCAAATGACAAACGTGTAGTCGTTTCGCTGACTTATGTGTACGGTATCGGACTTCCAACTTCTAAGAAAATCTTGGCAGCTGCTGGAGTTTCAGAAGACATCCGTGTAAAAGATCTTACAATCGAACAAGAAGACGCTATCCGTCGTGAAGTAGATGCGATTAAAGTTGAAGGTGACCTTCGTCGTGAAGTAAACTTGAACATCAAACGTTTGATGGAAATCGGTTCATACCGTGGAATCCGTCACCGTCGTGGACTTCCTGTCCGTGGACAAAACACTAAAAATAACGCCCGCACTCGTAAAGGTAAAGCTGTTGCGATTGCAGGTAAGAAAAAATAA
- the infA gene encoding translation initiation factor IF-1: MAKDDVIEVEGKVVDTMPNAMFTVELENGHQILATVSGKIRKNYIRILAGDRVTVEMSPYDLTRGRITYRFK; encoded by the coding sequence GTGGCAAAAGACGATGTGATTGAGGTTGAAGGCAAGGTAGTTGATACAATGCCTAATGCAATGTTTACGGTTGAACTTGAAAATGGACATCAGATTTTAGCAACAGTTTCTGGTAAAATTCGTAAAAACTATATTCGTATTTTAGCGGGAGACCGTGTGACTGTAGAAATGAGTCCTTATGATTTGACGCGTGGACGGATCACATACCGCTTTAAATAA
- the rpmD gene encoding 50S ribosomal protein L30, which translates to MVFQFLTWHKKGDNMAQIKITLTKSPIGRIPSQRKTVVALGLGKLNSSVIKEDNPAVHGMITAVSHLVTVEEVK; encoded by the coding sequence GTGGTATTTCAGTTTCTGACTTGGCATAAGAAAGGGGATAACATGGCTCAAATTAAAATTACTTTGACTAAGTCTCCAATCGGACGCATCCCGTCACAACGTAAAACTGTTGTAGCACTTGGACTTGGCAAATTGAACAGCTCAGTTATCAAAGAAGATAATCCAGCAGTACACGGTATGATTACTGCAGTATCACACTTGGTAACTGTTGAAGAAGTTAAATAA
- a CDS encoding metal ABC transporter ATP-binding protein, whose product MRYITVDNLSFYYDKEPVLEHIHYFLDSGEFVTLTGENGAAKTTLVKASLGILQPKHGEVKISKTNVRGKKLRIAYLPQQIASFNAGFPSTVYEFVKSGRYPRKGWFRHLNEHDEEHIKVSLESVGMWEHRDKRIGSLSGGQKQRAVIARMFASDPDIFVLDEPTTGMDAGSKDEFYKLMHHSAHQHGKAVLMITHDPEEVRKYADRNIHLVRNQDSPWRCFNVHESDNGQEVSHA is encoded by the coding sequence ATGAGATATATCACAGTGGATAATCTTTCCTTTTACTATGACAAGGAGCCTGTGCTGGAGCATATTCATTATTTTCTAGACAGCGGTGAGTTTGTAACTTTGACGGGGGAGAATGGAGCTGCTAAGACGACGCTTGTCAAGGCTAGTTTGGGTATTTTGCAGCCCAAGCATGGGGAAGTGAAGATTTCCAAGACTAATGTGCGAGGCAAGAAACTGCGGATTGCGTATCTACCTCAGCAGATCGCTAGTTTTAATGCTGGTTTTCCTAGTACGGTGTATGAGTTTGTCAAGTCGGGACGTTATCCGCGCAAGGGTTGGTTTCGTCATTTGAATGAGCATGATGAGGAGCATATCAAGGTGAGTCTGGAGTCGGTTGGAATGTGGGAACATCGAGATAAGCGAATTGGTTCTCTCTCTGGCGGGCAAAAGCAGAGGGCTGTGATTGCTCGGATGTTTGCTTCGGATCCGGATATTTTTGTCCTTGATGAGCCGACAACAGGGATGGATGCAGGCAGCAAGGATGAATTTTACAAGCTCATGCACCATAGTGCTCATCAGCATGGGAAAGCTGTCTTGATGATTACACACGATCCGGAAGAAGTTCGTAAATATGCTGACCGCAACATTCATCTGGTCCGTAATCAGGACTCACCTTGGCGCTGTTTCAATGTGCATGAAAGCGACAATGGACAGGAGGTGAGCCATGCTTAA
- the secY gene encoding preprotein translocase subunit SecY — translation MFFKLLKDAFKIKQVRSKILFTIFIILVFRIGTTITVPGINAKALSNLNDLPFLNMLSLVSGNAMRNFSVFALGVSPYITASIVVQLLQMDLLPKFVEWGKQGEVGRRKLNQATRYIALVLAFVQAIGITAGFDTLSRANLVANPNVQTYALICVLLATGSMIVTWLGEQITDKGYGNGVSMIIFAGIVSAIPDMIKGIYEDYFVNIPSERLTSSFIFVGILIVAVLLIIYFTTFVQQAEYKIPIQYTKVAKGAPSSSYLPLKVNPAGVIPVIFASSITAAPAAIFQVVSAMGYDADWVKTAQSLLATTTISGMFMYAFLIVLFTFFYTFVQINPEKTAENLQKSGAYIPGVRPGKGTEDYMSKLLRRLATVGSLFLGFISILPILAKDVFGLTDAVALGGTSLLIIISTGIEGMKQLEGYLLKRKYVGFMDTSE, via the coding sequence ATGTTTTTCAAACTATTAAAAGACGCATTTAAAATCAAACAGGTACGGTCTAAGATTCTGTTCACGATTTTTATCATCTTAGTTTTCCGTATCGGTACAACCATAACGGTTCCAGGGATTAATGCCAAAGCCTTAAGCAATTTGAATGATTTGCCATTCCTGAATATGCTGAGCTTGGTCTCTGGTAATGCCATGCGCAACTTCTCAGTCTTTGCACTTGGAGTCAGCCCTTACATCACAGCTTCGATCGTTGTTCAGCTGCTGCAAATGGACTTGCTTCCGAAGTTTGTAGAGTGGGGTAAGCAAGGTGAGGTAGGACGCAGGAAGCTGAATCAAGCGACTCGTTATATCGCCCTCGTGTTGGCCTTTGTGCAGGCGATTGGGATTACCGCCGGTTTTGATACTCTCTCAAGAGCTAATCTAGTTGCCAATCCTAATGTGCAGACCTACGCTTTGATTTGCGTTCTTCTAGCAACTGGTTCTATGATTGTAACTTGGCTAGGTGAGCAGATTACAGACAAGGGTTACGGAAATGGCGTTTCTATGATCATCTTTGCTGGTATCGTTTCAGCTATCCCTGATATGATTAAAGGTATCTATGAAGATTACTTTGTCAATATTCCTAGTGAGCGTTTGACTTCATCCTTCATTTTTGTAGGGATTCTGATTGTGGCAGTCCTGCTGATTATCTACTTTACAACCTTTGTACAGCAGGCTGAATATAAAATTCCAATTCAGTATACGAAAGTAGCTAAGGGGGCACCTTCAAGTTCCTATCTGCCGCTAAAAGTCAATCCAGCTGGGGTTATTCCAGTCATCTTTGCCAGCTCGATTACAGCTGCACCGGCAGCGATTTTCCAAGTTGTCAGTGCCATGGGCTATGACGCAGATTGGGTTAAGACAGCTCAGTCACTTTTGGCAACAACGACCATTAGTGGTATGTTCATGTACGCCTTCCTGATCGTCCTCTTTACATTCTTCTATACTTTTGTACAGATTAATCCAGAGAAGACAGCAGAAAATCTGCAAAAGAGCGGAGCCTACATTCCAGGTGTTCGTCCTGGTAAAGGAACAGAAGACTACATGTCTAAGCTGCTGCGTCGTTTGGCAACAGTGGGCTCTCTCTTCCTAGGTTTCATTTCTATCCTGCCTATCTTGGCTAAAGATGTATTTGGATTGACAGATGCCGTTGCTCTTGGAGGAACCAGTCTCTTGATCATCATCTCAACTGGTATTGAGGGAATGAAACAGCTAGAAGGCTACCTGTTGAAGAGAAAGTATGTCGGCTTTATGGATACTTCAGAGTAA